The nucleotide sequence TCCGTCCTACGGAATAAAGAATCATCATGATCGAAAAAAGCTCTCCCTGAAAACGCCAGTATTTTCTGGAAATCCACCAGACGATAAGCTGAATCAGCAACACATTCGCCATCAAATAAATTTGCGTCGCGTGCAAAGGAATATTGGGATAAACACTGTAGGCGGTCGAAGCCGGATTTGTGAACGTGAGATGAATAAAAAAATCGGTCGGCTTTCCAAAACAGCAACCGGCAAGCAGACATCCACCCCTTCCAAAAAACATTGCCAGAGGAAATGAGAGAGAGGCAATATCAAAATAGGCCCAGATCGGTTGCTTTCGCCAACGCAAATAAAAATACCACGAAAGTAAAACCCCGATATAAGCCCCCCATGATACAAATCCCCCCTGCCAGAAATA is from Deltaproteobacteria bacterium and encodes:
- a CDS encoding prolipoprotein diacylglyceryl transferase, which translates into the protein YFWQGGFVSWGAYIGVLLSWYFYLRWRKQPIWAYFDIASLSFPLAMFFGRGGCLLAGCCFGKPTDFFIHLTFTNPASTAYSVYPNIPLHATQIYLMANVLLIQLIVWWISRKYWRFQGELFSIMMILYSVGRIGIEFLRGDVDRGVYFGGIISSGQLAMIPFLIAGIYSYFYFKRLGLPVPQRITS